In the genome of Chryseobacterium sp. 52, the window TAATTCGTTTGTAAAAGGGCATGTTAATGTGAAATCTATGTTGCTTCCTTTTTCCTCAATCTTTTCAATTACGCCAACTGCTTCAATAATTCCTGTGAACATATTATTTTTTGCTAAATTTGTAAATTATAATCTTCAAAGATAATCAAAATGAGCCCAAAAAACCATAAAGTACGAGTAGGAATTTCAATCGGTGATTTTAACGGCATTGGTCCGGAGATCATCATGAAGTCTCTGAAAGACAAAACCATTACGGACTTTTTCACTCCGGTAATTTTTGGCTCGGGAAAGTTATTTACCTTCCAGAAAAACATTTTCAAACTGAATCTGAATTTCAACTATGTCAATGAAGCCTCACAGGCCCAGCCAGGAAAACTCAATATGGTGAACCTGACTAAGGATAATGTGAATGTAGAATTGGGAGTTCCAACAGAAGAATCTACCAAGATGGCTATTGAATCTCTGGAACTTGCTACTGAAGCCTTAATGAAAGGGGATATCGACGTACTTGTCACCGCTCCTATCAATAAGGATGAAATGGTAAAAATGGGCTTTAAACATGCCGGACATACTGGATATTTTGAAGAAAAGTTCAGCAAAAAAGGACTGATGTTCTTGGTTACAGAAGACCTTAAAGTGGCAGTTTCTACACATCACATCCCTATTGCCAATGTTGCTGAAAATATTTCCAAAGAAAAAATTAAAAAGCAGATCAGAGCTCTAAACCAGACCTTAATTGAAGATTTCTGTGTTCAGAGACCTAAAATTGCGGTATTGGGACTGAACCCACATGCCGGAGACGGCGGAGTGATCGGAAAAGAAGAAATTGAGATCATCCAACCGGCAATTAAAGAACTTTCAGATAACGGAACTCTGGCTTTCGGACCTTATCCGGCAGACAGTTTCTTCCAGCCAAGTAAATATAGAAATTTTGATGCTGTTTTAGCGATGTATCACGATCAGGGGCTGGCTCCGTTTAAAACTTTAGCTTATGAAGAAGGCGTGAATTACACTGCCGGACTTCCCTTTATCAGAACTTCACCGGACCACGGAGTCGCTTATGATATTGCAGGAAAAAACATTGCGGATGAGCAGAGTTTTACAGAAGCAATCTTCACCGCTATTAAAATTTTTAAAAACAGAAGTGAATATAATGATCTGATGACCAACCGGATGCAGCCAAGAAAAACAACTGTAGACAACGGAGTAGACGAGGATCTGCCAGATGAAAATGAAGCATAATCTGTTAAAACAAATTTTAAATTAATTTGTTAGGGATTTTATTTGTTATTATAAAAAAATTGCATATTTTTGCACACTCATTTTATGGACAAGTTAAGAAACTATGACGTAAGCTTTTCCGGACTTAAAAACGGAAAACATCAGTTCAAATTTGAGATAGATAAAACGTTCTTTCAATTATTTGACACTGAACAGGAATTTACAAATCCTAAAATAACAGCAGATGCTTTTCTTGAAAAGCACACTACATTTTTAGAATTTGAGATCAAAGTACAAGGAACTGTGGCGCTCGTTTGTGATATCACAAATGATGAGTTTGACTATCCTATAGAAAACGAGATCAGAATTTTGGTGAATTTTGGTGAAGAATATGACGACAGCAATGAAGACGTCATTACGATTCCTACTTCAGATCACGCATTCAATGTGGCACAGCTGGTTTATGAAAACGTAACACTTTCTATACCTATGAAAAAAGTGTCACCGAATATAAGCGATGAAGATCTTGAAACCCTAAACAAGTTCAGTCCAAAAGATATTGAGGAACCGGAAGAAGAAGAACATAAGAGCGACCCGAGATGGGACGCGCTGAGAAAATTAAAAGACAATAATTAAATAAAATAATTTAAATATGATGAGATGATGAATCTCATCGCTCATCAATTAAAAAAGTTATTCAAAATGGCACATCCTAAGAGAAGACAGTCGTCCACAAGAAGAGATAAGAGAAGAACTCATTATAAAGCAGTAGTTCCTCAATTAGCGAAAGATGCAACAACTGGTGAACTTCACCTTTACCACAGAGCTCACTGGCATGAAGGAAAACTTTATTACAGAGGTAAAGTAGTATTGGAAAAAGAAGTAGCAACTACAGAAGAAAACTAAGAGTCGCTTTTCACTGAAAAGCCTCATTTTAATACAAAAACCGCTCGATTTTGATAAAAACGAGCGGTTTTTTGTTGTTTTTTATGTTTTTTTGGTATCTTTGAGCCAAAATCAAATATCAAATTTATGGACATTAAAGACATACAGAATCTTATCAAGTTTGTATCTAAGGCTGAAGTTTCAGAAGTAAAATATAAAACTAAAGATTTCGAAATCACTATTAAAACTCCATTAGCTGGTAGCGATGCGGTTTATGCTCAACCAGCAGTTTACCATACTGCTCCTCAGGCTGTAGCAGCTCCTGCTCAGGCAGCGGCTCCAGCGGCAGCTCCTGCTGAAAAAGCTGAAGCGGCATCTGATGACAGCAAATATGTGGTGATCAAATCTCCAATGATCGGTACTTTCTACAGAAAGCCATCTCCGGATAAAGACGTATTTGTAAACGTAGGTGACGAAGTTTCTATAGGAAAAGTAGTGTGTGTAATTGAAGCAATGAAGTTATTCAACCAGATCGATTCTGAGATCAGCGGAAAAATCGTTAAGATTTTAGTAGACGATGCTACGCCTGTAGAATACGATCAGCCTTTATTCTTAGTAGACCCATCTTAAGGAATTTTAGATTAAAGATTATCAGTTTTAGATGATGATTTTCATTTAAAATTAATTTAAAATTCAAAATTTAAATTTTAAAATTTCTAAGAGATGTTCAAAAAAATATTAATAGCCAACCGTGGCGAAATTGCAATGCGTATTTTACGTACCTGCAAAGAAATGGGGATCAAAACCGTTGCTGTTTACTCTACTGCAGACAAAGACAGCCTTCACGTAAGATTTGCTGATGAAGCAGTCTGCATCGGTCCTCCTATGAGCAAAGACTCATATCTTAAAGTCCCTAATATCATTGCAGCAGCAGAGATTACCAATGCTGACGCAATCCACCCAGGATATGGATTCCTTTCTGAAAATGCTAATTTCTCCAGAATCTGCCAGAAAAACAACATCAAGTTTATTGGTGCTTCTCCTGAACAGATTGAAAAAATGGGTGATAAAGCCAATGCCAAAGCAACGATGAAGGCTGCTGGGGTACCATGTGTACCTGGTTCTGACGGTCTGATTGAATCTTATGAGCACGCGGTAAAAGTAGCTGAAGAAACAGGATATCCTGTCATGATTAAAGCTACTGCAGGTGGTGGTGGAAAAGGGATGAGAGCTGTATGGAAAGCCGAAGACCTTAAAGACCTTTGGGAATCTGCAATTCAGGAAGCTGTGGCTGCCTTCGGAAACGGAGGGATGTACATGGAAAAACTGATTGAAGAGCCTAGACATATTGAGATTCAGGTTGCCGGCGACCAATATGGTAAAGCCTGTCACCTTTCTGAAAGAGACTGTTCTGTACAGAGAAGAAACCAGAAGCTGACCGAAGAAACTCCTTCTCCGTTCATGACTGACGAACTTCGTGAGAAAATGGGTGATGCCGCTGTAAAAGCTGCTGAATTCATTGGATATGAAGGGGTAGGAACCATTGAATTCCTTGTAGACAAGCACAGAAATTTCTATTTCATGGAAATGAATACAAGAATCCAGGTAGAGCACCCTATTACTGAACAGGTAATTGATTATGACCTGATCAGAGAACAGATTCTTCTTGCAGCAGGAACTCCTATCTCAGGAATCAACTACTACCCGAAATTACACTCTATTGAATGTAGAATCAATGCTGAAGATCCTTACGCAGACTTCAGACCATCTCCGGGAAAAATTACAGGATTAAACATTCCTGGCGGACACGGAATCAGAGTAGATACTCACGTTTATTCAGGATATTCTATTCCTTCTAACTATGACTCAATGATCGCTAAGCTTATCACAACGGCTCAGACCCGTGAAGAAGCTATTGCTAAAATGAGACGCGCCCTGGAGGAATTCTATATTGAAGGAGTAAAAACAACCATTCCTTTCCACAGACAACTGATGGATAATGAAGATTATCTGGCTGGAAACTATACTACAAAATTCATGGAGGATTTTGTAATGGATAGAAAATATGATAATCACTAAGATTATTTACATATCAACTTTAAACTGTCTCTTTTGAGGCAGTTTTTTTTATTTTATATTCTTCATTTTCTTTCAAAGATCTACTTCCGTTCTTGCCTGACCCCTTCCAATCCCTTTGCCCATCGAAAGTTCATATGTAGTTAATATTAAAATATATAAACGTTTGATTTCCAACAATCCACCAACCTAACACTTGTTAGTCGCAGAATTACGACACTTTTCTAAATTTCTTTATTTTTTCTTTTTTGATACTATAATTACTTCTATTTTTGGTGACATAAGATTACAAATTACATCATATTAACCATTAAAAAATTACTAATCATGGCAGAAAAAAACTCAAGAGGAATTTTAAAATTCAACGGCGGCGAAGGACAGAAGTTATTAAAACTTAACTACAGTGTATCCCGTTCTACAGACGTATCAGGAAGAGTAGCATCAGATCCTTCTAATGCACTTATCAAAATCACAGTAGAAGCTACAGAAAAATCAGACATTCTGGAAAGTCTTCTTAACGGAAAATACAAGCCTACAACAGGAGAAATCACTTTCAACAAATCTCACGAAGAAGGAACATTAACTACTTTGAAGTGGGAGAACGGATATGTGATCCAGCACGAAATAGATTTCGATGCAGTAGATGAAAACAGTATGTACATCAGCTTTATAGTAAGCGCAGAGCATATTGACCTTGGGAACTCTTCTTACAAAGCAGAATGGCCAACTTCTTAAGAATGTAATTCCTACATCAAGAAAAAAAACAGACAGAATGGTACACCCGGCGCAAGGGATGCTGTTCTGTCTTTTTTGACTGTACCTATTTCTTTTTCAATAAAGAAATCATGTAAGAGGATATAGGATTTATATTTTCAGTTTTAAGTTTACACCAAAACAATACTAATCATGGAAGAAAGCAGCAATTTTTCATTCCGTCCCAATCATTACAAAGCTCCTGATAATGCAGATAAAATTTCTGTAAACCATATTCCGGGGATCAACCGCGTGGTAAAACTGGATATTGTGATTGAAGGAAAATCCGTCAGTCACTTTAAACATTTCCGTTTACAGCAAAGTGCCCGGCGACATCATCATTTCGAGCTCATACTCGCCCACGACTCTTTGGGGGCCACGCAGAATCATAATCTTGAAGAAGCCCGTCAGTTTTTAGGCAAACGGATAACAGTCGTCTTTAAATATAAGGACTATGAAAATGAAAGTCCTGAGAGAACTTTTGTGGGCGTTATTACCAAAGCTGCATTCAGTCAGGAAAAAATGAGTCTCGGCAATATTGTACTGAAAGGTGAAAGCCCGACTATCCTGATGGACTCAGCTCCTCACACCCAGAGCTTCGGAGGAACCCAGGCTGTGAATACAGGAATCATTGCAGATAAAATTATTAAGGAAGCCTTAGGCTCGGCTAAATTTGACTTTAGAGTTGACACTCAAAATAAAAGCTACATCAACTACAGCTCACAGTATAATGAAACCCATTATAATTTTCTTTCGAGAACGGCTGAAGCGTATGGTGAACAGTTTTATTATGACGGTGAGATCCTCCATTTCGGAAAGCTTCCCCCCTCAGAAAAACCTGTCCGTCTCATTTACGGCAGCAATGTAAGCGATGTTCAGGTAGAACTGAAAGCAATACATACCAAACCCGAATATTTTGGATATAACAGCAGCAGCCATACTAAAATGGCAGGCTCTGAAAATAATATCAGACACTTAGGCGAAATTCCGGCTAAGGCTTATGAATTGAATAACAACATTTTCAAAACCCGCTCACTCTCCCCTGCTCCAGTGAATGCTAATATGTTTATGGACGTTGATGATTCACAAAAAAGTGCAGCAGGAAGTGCCGCTGTAGAAGTTTTTACCGTTTCAGGGAATACTACAGTTCCGTTTCTGTATCCGGGATGTTCTGCAGATATTGAAATGCGGAAACCCGATACCAGTGAGACCTCTTATTTTACAAGATTAACGGTTACAGAGGTTGTTCATGAAGTAAATGCCAGAGGATATTATACAGGAAGCTTCGAGGCTATGGCCGAAGGAACCGGATTTATGCCTAAACCCGATTTCACAATCCCTAGCGCAGAACCACAGGTCGCTACGGTTATTTCCAATACAGACCCTATGAATCAGGGACGTATACAGGTACAGTTTGACTGGCAAAGAAATCCTGATACTACTCATTTTATCCGAATGATGAGTCCTGATGCGGGAGGAACGGATGCCATTACCCAAAACCGGGGATTTGTAGCTATTCCTGAAGTTGGGGATCAGGTTATGGTAGGTTTTGAATACCATCATCCTGATTTTCCTTTTGCAATGGGAGGAATGTTTCATGGGCAGGTAGCTTTAGGAGGTCAGCTCAACAACCATATTAAATCGATACAGACCAGAAGCGGCAATAAAATTATCTTTAATGATCAGGAAGGAAGTATTTTCATAGAGGACCCAAGTGGTAACACCTATTTAATGGATGGAAAAGGAAATATTACCGTTAATGCTCCAAAGAATATGACGTTCACTGCCGGAGAAAATGTACAGATTAATGCAGGGCGCAACATTATTGCTTCCGCACAGAGAAACATCAATATTATGGCTGGCGAAGATATCACCGAAACAGCAAACGATGATTACAACCTTACAGCCAGCAACATTATTGAAACGGCAGAAGCAGGGAGAAGTTCCAGAGCAAAGAACATCACTGAAAACATGGAAGCCGGTTCATACATCAGCACGAAAGATGCTATCAATGTGGAAAGTGCCAAAGAAGTCAATATCAATAGTGGCAAACAGGTAAAAATGCAGTAAAATGGTACCCGTGAAATGCTAAAAGTTTTAAAATACGCTTTTATATCAGGAATTGCCTGGGTGATGATCCATTCCATTTATATCATTAATGATGGGTTAACCAACACAAAACAGAATGCTGATCTGGCAGTGGTACCGGGCAATAAAATTAATGAAGACGGTACTCTGTCTTCCAGACTTAAAGCAAGACTGGATGAGAGTTTAGAATTGTACAGAAAAAAACAGGTAAAAAAAATACTTGTAAGCGGAGGTCTGGGTAAAGAAGGATATTGGGAAGGAAATGAGATGAAGAAATATCTGATTGAAAATAAAATACCGTCTGAAAATATTATTACAGACAATTATGGAGATACTACTGAAAAAACAGTTATTAATTCAATAAAAATAGCTGATAGTTTGAAATATAAATCCATTATAACAGTCTCACAATATTATCATCAAACACGTATTAAGAAATTGTTTAAAGAGCATCATTTTGATCATGTCACCAGCTCAAGCCCTATATATTTTGAAATTAGAGACTTATACTCAATTTTCAGAGAATTTTTCGCCTATTATTTATAACATAAAGAAGGAATATCTTACCTAACCAATATGAAAATTTTATAATAACAATCATGGAAGGAGGAAATATCATACGGAATGTCTTTGGGAAATCCTATAAAGAAGCAGAACATATTATGAAAGATGCTTCCAAAGGTGCGCTGGATTTTAAATCACCGCAGGAAAATACCTTTTATGGCAAAAAAGGCGGTAAAAAACTGGATGAATACCAAACTAAAAAGGACAATACTTTACTGGTGACCAAAGTGGAAGGCCCTTTTGATGACAACGGTCAGAAAATAAATAAGCCCAAAGAAGGAGAAAAGCACTGGTTTAAGGCAACATTCAACAGATCTGCAGCAAAAAATGAGTATAAAAAACTTTTATGGCAGTTAAAAATCAACGGACTTCCTATTCCTTTCTTTTTTGATTATTCATCCATTGAAGGAAATACACAGACTATACAGGTGAAGCTGCCATGCTACGATATGCGTGTTTACGCGTATTTCAAAAGCCCCATTGACAAAGTAAGTGTTGACGTAAAGATCAACAACCCGCTCCCTGCCTATATTGACAGGTTTAAAGTTA includes:
- the pdxA gene encoding 4-hydroxythreonine-4-phosphate dehydrogenase PdxA, producing the protein MSPKNHKVRVGISIGDFNGIGPEIIMKSLKDKTITDFFTPVIFGSGKLFTFQKNIFKLNLNFNYVNEASQAQPGKLNMVNLTKDNVNVELGVPTEESTKMAIESLELATEALMKGDIDVLVTAPINKDEMVKMGFKHAGHTGYFEEKFSKKGLMFLVTEDLKVAVSTHHIPIANVAENISKEKIKKQIRALNQTLIEDFCVQRPKIAVLGLNPHAGDGGVIGKEEIEIIQPAIKELSDNGTLAFGPYPADSFFQPSKYRNFDAVLAMYHDQGLAPFKTLAYEEGVNYTAGLPFIRTSPDHGVAYDIAGKNIADEQSFTEAIFTAIKIFKNRSEYNDLMTNRMQPRKTTVDNGVDEDLPDENEA
- a CDS encoding YceD family protein — encoded protein: MDKLRNYDVSFSGLKNGKHQFKFEIDKTFFQLFDTEQEFTNPKITADAFLEKHTTFLEFEIKVQGTVALVCDITNDEFDYPIENEIRILVNFGEEYDDSNEDVITIPTSDHAFNVAQLVYENVTLSIPMKKVSPNISDEDLETLNKFSPKDIEEPEEEEHKSDPRWDALRKLKDNN
- the rpmF gene encoding 50S ribosomal protein L32, encoding MAHPKRRQSSTRRDKRRTHYKAVVPQLAKDATTGELHLYHRAHWHEGKLYYRGKVVLEKEVATTEEN
- the accB gene encoding acetyl-CoA carboxylase biotin carboxyl carrier protein — translated: MDIKDIQNLIKFVSKAEVSEVKYKTKDFEITIKTPLAGSDAVYAQPAVYHTAPQAVAAPAQAAAPAAAPAEKAEAASDDSKYVVIKSPMIGTFYRKPSPDKDVFVNVGDEVSIGKVVCVIEAMKLFNQIDSEISGKIVKILVDDATPVEYDQPLFLVDPS
- the accC gene encoding acetyl-CoA carboxylase biotin carboxylase subunit, translating into MFKKILIANRGEIAMRILRTCKEMGIKTVAVYSTADKDSLHVRFADEAVCIGPPMSKDSYLKVPNIIAAAEITNADAIHPGYGFLSENANFSRICQKNNIKFIGASPEQIEKMGDKANAKATMKAAGVPCVPGSDGLIESYEHAVKVAEETGYPVMIKATAGGGGKGMRAVWKAEDLKDLWESAIQEAVAAFGNGGMYMEKLIEEPRHIEIQVAGDQYGKACHLSERDCSVQRRNQKLTEETPSPFMTDELREKMGDAAVKAAEFIGYEGVGTIEFLVDKHRNFYFMEMNTRIQVEHPITEQVIDYDLIREQILLAAGTPISGINYYPKLHSIECRINAEDPYADFRPSPGKITGLNIPGGHGIRVDTHVYSGYSIPSNYDSMIAKLITTAQTREEAIAKMRRALEEFYIEGVKTTIPFHRQLMDNEDYLAGNYTTKFMEDFVMDRKYDNH
- the tssD gene encoding type VI secretion system tube protein TssD, whose translation is MAEKNSRGILKFNGGEGQKLLKLNYSVSRSTDVSGRVASDPSNALIKITVEATEKSDILESLLNGKYKPTTGEITFNKSHEEGTLTTLKWENGYVIQHEIDFDAVDENSMYISFIVSAEHIDLGNSSYKAEWPTS
- a CDS encoding type VI secretion system Vgr family protein, whose product is MEESSNFSFRPNHYKAPDNADKISVNHIPGINRVVKLDIVIEGKSVSHFKHFRLQQSARRHHHFELILAHDSLGATQNHNLEEARQFLGKRITVVFKYKDYENESPERTFVGVITKAAFSQEKMSLGNIVLKGESPTILMDSAPHTQSFGGTQAVNTGIIADKIIKEALGSAKFDFRVDTQNKSYINYSSQYNETHYNFLSRTAEAYGEQFYYDGEILHFGKLPPSEKPVRLIYGSNVSDVQVELKAIHTKPEYFGYNSSSHTKMAGSENNIRHLGEIPAKAYELNNNIFKTRSLSPAPVNANMFMDVDDSQKSAAGSAAVEVFTVSGNTTVPFLYPGCSADIEMRKPDTSETSYFTRLTVTEVVHEVNARGYYTGSFEAMAEGTGFMPKPDFTIPSAEPQVATVISNTDPMNQGRIQVQFDWQRNPDTTHFIRMMSPDAGGTDAITQNRGFVAIPEVGDQVMVGFEYHHPDFPFAMGGMFHGQVALGGQLNNHIKSIQTRSGNKIIFNDQEGSIFIEDPSGNTYLMDGKGNITVNAPKNMTFTAGENVQINAGRNIIASAQRNINIMAGEDITETANDDYNLTASNIIETAEAGRSSRAKNITENMEAGSYISTKDAINVESAKEVNINSGKQVKMQ
- a CDS encoding YdcF family protein, with amino-acid sequence MLKVLKYAFISGIAWVMIHSIYIINDGLTNTKQNADLAVVPGNKINEDGTLSSRLKARLDESLELYRKKQVKKILVSGGLGKEGYWEGNEMKKYLIENKIPSENIITDNYGDTTEKTVINSIKIADSLKYKSIITVSQYYHQTRIKKLFKEHHFDHVTSSSPIYFEIRDLYSIFREFFAYYL